Proteins encoded by one window of Salvia splendens isolate huo1 chromosome 7, SspV2, whole genome shotgun sequence:
- the LOC121742192 gene encoding uncharacterized protein LOC121742192, protein MKRCPNHGLNPTHQVLTFYRGCLPEAKRELNLSAGGSLLKKGEAEAMEVIEKVTSNDEGWNNERSRVHRVASATESSQMDNMYKHMELLHKKLDLMGMGQVVQERQEGVEDVNYIHQGGNNYYNNSHPTLVGGGYNHFGNKVHPNLSYGNPNNSLQPPSGFTVSQGMITEPQKKSTEDILSAFMLQSHKNMEHTNQRLEKVENDVHSMTVHMKGIETQMSQIAQAVSSQHKPGQFPGQPNVNPKDCKAIYLRSGTSYENLLMPEVEAKEVPEEKEEEEIEMEAPLMQSEIQPEAIAPPTPQEVKIPFPQVVQKKKLDEKLVKFLEIFKRVHLNIPLIEALQQMPGYLKFLKEIVSKKKRLVDYETVNLTENCSAIIQEKMPAKMKDPGSFNISCVIGNDRQTKALCDLGASINLMPLSFFRKLKFGVLKPTTFTLQLADKSVKYPNGLLENVLVRVNDFIFPVDFVVLDMKEDPNVPLILGRPFLATGKALIDVTKGELTLRHGNKTIILSLLDKMKRHEVEESKRVKEVPLKVEECKMIQAAHVRARDDEVENPLEEIFMPEWMFKDEHGLGGKKMKVAKVEIGIPKEGVVGADVKPTWWKKRLHKLYLAAKVKKGPDDIIRVRLDH, encoded by the coding sequence ATGAAGAGGTGCCCCAACCATGGATTGAATCCGACGCATCAAGTCCTGACATTCTATAGGGGGTGCCTGCCTGAAGCAAAGCGGGAACTAAATTTGAGCGCAGGGGGATCACTGCTAAAGAAGGGAGAAGCAGAGGCCATGGAGGTGATTGAGAAGGTGACCTCTAATGATGAAGGCTGGAACAATGAGAGGAGTAGAGTGCACAGGGTAGCCTCTGCCACAGAGAGTAGCCAGATGGACAATATGTACAAACATATGGAGCTCCTCCACAAGAAGTTAGATCTCATGGGGATGGGACAGGTGGTGCAGGAGCGACAAGAGGGTGTAGAGGATGTTAACTACATACACCAAGGGGGCAACAACTACTATAACAACTCCCACCCCACTCTAGTGGGTGGAGGTTACAATCATTTTGGGAACAAGGTGCATCCTAATCTGTCGTATGGGAACCCCAACAATTCCCTCCAGCCACCATCGGGGTTCACAGTTTCCCAAGGGATGATCACTGAGCCGCAGAAGAAAAGTACAGAAGATATACTGAGTGCATTCATGTTACAGTCACACAAGAACATGGAGCATACCAATCAAAGGCTGGAGAAGGTTGAGAATGATGTCCACAGCATGACAGTACATATGAAGGGCATAGAGACGCAGATGAGTCAGATTGCTCAAGCTGTGAGCAGTCAGCATAAGCCAGGGCAGTTTCCAGGACAGCCAAATGTGAACCCCAAGGATTGCAAGGCAATCTACTTAAGGAGTGGGACAAGCTATGAGAATCTTCTTATGCCCGAGGTGGAAGCTAAAGAAGTACccgaagagaaagaagaagaggagattgAGATGGAAGCACCTCTTATGCAGTCTGAGATTCAACCCGAGGCAATTGCTCCTCCCACGCCACAAGAGGTTAAAATTCCTTTTCCTCAAGTGGTGCAAAAGAAGAAGTTGGATGAGAAGCTTGTTAAGTTCCTTGAGATCTTCAAGAGAGTGCACCTCAATATTCCTCTTATTGAGGCTCTCCAACAAATGCCCGGCTACCTCAAGTTTTTGAAAGAGATTGTGTCCAAGAAGAAGAGGTTGGTTGATTATGAAACCGTAAACTTGACCGAGAATTGTAGTGCAATCATCCAAGAAAAGATGCCGGCAAAGATGAAAGATCCGGGGAGCTTTAACATTTCTTGTGTGATCGGGAATGATAGGCAAACTAAGGCCTTGTGTGACTTAGGGGCAAGCATAAATCTCATGCCTTTAAGCTTCTTCCGAAAGTTGAAATTTGGTGTCTTGAAGCCAACTACATTTACCCTTCAATTGGCGGATAAATCCGTCAAATACCCGAATGGACTCCTTGAGAATGTATTAGTAAGGGTAAATGATTTTATCTTCCCcgtggattttgttgttttggacaTGAAGGAGGATCCAAATGTCCCTCTCATCCTTGGAAGACCTTTCCTAGCAACTGGAAAAGCTCTAATTGACGTCACTAAGGGAGAACTCACCCTTAGGCATGGAAACAAGACGATCATTCTCTCCTTGTTGGACAAGATGAAACGTCATGAAGTGGAAGAGTCCAAGAGAGTGAAAGAGGTGCCCTTAAAAGTTGAAGAGTGCAAGATGATACAAGCGGCACATGTGAGGGCTAGGGATGATGAGGTTGAGAATCCTTTGGAGGAAATATTTATGCCTGAATGGATGTTTAAAGATGAACATGGATTGGGGGGTAAAAAGATGAAGGTTGCCAAAGTGGAAATTGGAATACCTAAAGAAGGTGTTGTTGGGGCTGATGTGAAGCCCACTTGGTGGAAGAAACGTCTACACAAGCTCTACTTGGCCGCTAAAGTGAAGAAGGGTCCCGATGACATTATCCGAGTGAGATTGGATCATTAA